From one Triticum urartu cultivar G1812 chromosome 3, Tu2.1, whole genome shotgun sequence genomic stretch:
- the LOC125544334 gene encoding probable choline kinase 2 produces MVAIENQSQAQRPAESARIPKEARRLLHDLAAAWPNVADCRALEVVPLKGAMTNEVYQVRWLTAPAGGEAGAGALKEREVRKVLVRIYGDGVDLFFDRDDELRTFECMSRHGQGPRLLGRFPNGRIEEFIHARTLSAPDMRDPEISALVATKLREFHNLDMPGPKHVLLWDRLKNWLKTAKNLCPTDQANELRLDCLEDEIASLEKEFSGDYHHWIGFCHNDLQYGNIMMDEETNMLTIIDYEYASFNPVAYDIANHFCEMTADYHSEKPHILDYSKYPDIDEQRRFVKTYLSTSREEPEAEEVENLLRSVEKYTLASHLVWGLWGIISDRVNDIDFDYQEYARQRFEQYWQKKPAVLTS; encoded by the exons ATGGTGGCGATCGAGAACCAGAGCCAGGCCCAGAGGCCGGCGGAGTCCGCGAGGATCCCCAAGGAGGCGCGGCGGCTCCTGCACGACCTGGCGGCGGCGTGGCCGAACGTCGCGGACTGCCGCGCGCTGGAGGTGGTGCCGCTCAAGGGCGCCATGACCAACGAGGTGTACCAGGTGCGCTGGCTCACCGCCCcggccggcggcgaggcgggcgCGGGGGCGCTCAAGGAGAGGGAGGTGAGGAAGGTGCTCGTGCGGATTTACGGCGACGGCGTCGACCTCTTCTTCGACCGCGACGACGAGCTGCGCACCTTCGAGTGCATGTCCCGCCACGGCCAGGGCCCCCGCCTCCTCGGCCGCTTCCCCAACGGCCGCATCGAGGAGTTCATCCACGCACGG ACGCTGTCGGCTCCCGATATGCGCGATCCTGAAATTTCAGCTCTGGTGGCTACAAAACTGAGGGAATTCCACAACCTTGACATGCCTGGTCCCAAGCATGTGCTCCTCTGGGACAGACTGAA GAACTGGCTCAAAACTGCCAAGAACCTGTGCCCAACCGATCAGGCCAACGAACTACGCTTGGATTGCCTGGAGGACGAGATCGCTTCGCTGGAGAAAGAATTCTCAGGGGATTACCACCACTGGATTGGTTTCTGCCACAATGATCTACAGTATGGCAACATCATGATGGATGAGGAGACCAACATGCTGACCATCATT GACTATGAGTATGCAAGCTTCAACCCAGTTGCATATGACATCGCTAACCATTTCTGCGAGATGACGGCAGACTACCATTCGGAAAAGCCTCATATACTGGACTACAGTAAATATCCAG ATATCGATGAGCAGAGGCGTTTCGTGAAGACTTACCTGAGCACTTCTC GCGAGGAACCTGAAGCGGAGGAGGTGGAGAATCTGCTCCGGAGCGTGGAGAAGTACACGCTCGCGAGTCATCTGGTTTGGGGACTCTGGGGAATAATATCG GATCGTGTCAACGACATCGACTTCGATTACCAGGAGTACGCAAGGCAGAGATTTGAGCAgtactggcagaagaagcctgcCGTCCTAACCTCATGA